In one window of Photorhabdus laumondii subsp. laumondii DNA:
- the gntR gene encoding gluconate operon transcriptional repressor GntR produces the protein MKKKRPILQDVADRVGITKMTVSRFLRNPDQVSEQLRKKIADALDELGYIPNKVPDILSNSTSHAIGILLPSLTNQVFAEVIRGIEYVTDSYGYQTMLAHYGYRSEKEEERLISLLSYNIDGLILSERTHTPRTLKMLGTAGIPVVELMDCVSPCFDMAVGIDNFEAARQMVIAMIERGCQRVIYLGARQDERTIIRLEGYEAAMKSAGLKPGKIMTPDSSSYTLGGQLLNEARTKYPDVDGLFCTNDDLAIGAIFECQRQGIAVPHDIAIAGFHGHDVGQVMTPKLASVLTSRDLLGRRAAELLMARLKGEHLPQKIIDIGFQLSLGESI, from the coding sequence ATGAAGAAAAAACGTCCTATTTTACAAGATGTTGCTGATCGTGTTGGTATAACTAAAATGACGGTAAGTCGTTTCTTGCGTAATCCTGATCAAGTTTCTGAGCAATTGCGAAAGAAAATAGCGGATGCTTTAGATGAACTAGGTTATATCCCAAATAAAGTGCCGGATATTCTTTCTAATTCCACTAGTCATGCTATTGGTATTTTATTGCCTTCTTTGACTAACCAAGTTTTTGCGGAGGTTATTCGTGGTATCGAATATGTGACGGATAGTTATGGTTATCAAACTATGTTGGCTCACTATGGTTATCGCTCAGAAAAAGAAGAAGAGCGTTTGATTTCTTTACTTTCCTATAATATTGATGGTTTGATTCTTTCAGAACGTACTCACACTCCACGAACTTTGAAGATGTTGGGAACGGCTGGTATCCCTGTCGTTGAACTGATGGATTGTGTTTCTCCTTGTTTTGATATGGCAGTTGGTATTGACAATTTTGAAGCAGCTCGGCAGATGGTAATCGCAATGATTGAGCGTGGTTGCCAGAGGGTGATTTATCTTGGTGCGAGACAAGATGAAAGGACAATTATTCGTCTGGAGGGCTATGAAGCTGCAATGAAAAGCGCCGGGTTAAAGCCAGGCAAGATAATGACACCAGACAGCTCTTCTTACACATTAGGGGGGCAGTTACTGAATGAAGCACGAACAAAATATCCTGATGTTGATGGTCTATTCTGCACTAACGATGACCTCGCAATCGGAGCAATTTTCGAGTGCCAACGTCAAGGGATAGCTGTACCACATGATATTGCGATAGCTGGCTTTCATGGCCATGATGTTGGTCAGGTGATGACACCAAAACTTGCCAGTGTATTGACGTCTCGTGACTTATTGGGGCGGAGGGCTGCCGAATTATTAATGGCTCGGCTGAAGGGCGAACATTTACCGCAAAAAATAATTGATATCGGTTTTCAGTTATCTCTGGGAGAGAGTATCTAA
- the gntK gene encoding gluconokinase: protein MSDTQHSNHVFVLMGVSGSGKSAVASAVAYKLDSAFLDGDFLHPRSNINKMAEGYALNDEDREPWLKSLNHAIFAMQRTNPISLIVCSALKKHYRDILRDNNKNLSFLYMKGDFDLIESRLKARKDHFFKSQMLVSQFEVLEEPGSDEQDVYLVDIRSSLDEVINHSIRIINSVISGEK from the coding sequence ATGAGCGATACCCAGCATTCGAATCATGTTTTTGTGCTTATGGGGGTATCCGGTAGTGGTAAATCTGCTGTTGCCAGTGCTGTGGCCTATAAATTGGATTCTGCTTTTTTAGATGGTGATTTTTTACATCCAAGATCTAACATTAATAAGATGGCAGAAGGCTACGCGCTGAATGATGAAGATCGTGAACCTTGGTTGAAATCACTGAATCATGCAATTTTTGCTATGCAACGCACAAACCCGATTTCCCTGATTGTTTGCTCTGCTTTAAAAAAACATTATCGGGATATACTGCGTGATAATAATAAGAATCTTTCATTTCTTTATATGAAAGGCGACTTTGATTTAATTGAAAGTCGATTGAAGGCACGTAAAGATCATTTTTTTAAATCTCAAATGTTGGTATCTCAGTTTGAGGTATTAGAAGAGCCGGGGAGTGATGAACAGGATGTTTATCTGGTTGACATTAGATCATCTCTTGATGAAGTGATAAATCACTCGATAAGAATAATTAATAGTGTCATTTCAGGGGAAAAATAA